From the genome of Rhizobium binae, one region includes:
- a CDS encoding porin, with the protein MNIKSLLLGSAAALAVVSGAQAADAIVAAEPEPVEYVRVCDAYGTGYFYIPGTETCLKINGYIRFQVNVGDQPGGDNDSDWDAVTRGQVQFTAKSDTEYGPLTGVIVMQFNADNATDQTSKLDSAYIDIAGLRAGLFYSWWDDGLSGETDDIGSVVTLHNSIRYQYETPDFYAGLSVDELEDGVFKADEDPNNVGVAIGLGGKAGAFSYQITAGYDFDNEDGAVRAMGTVDIGPGTLGLAGVYSSGPNSYYSAAEWAVAAEYAIKATDKLKITPAVQYYGNYFGGSKAVPDDFDGLGDAWKVGLTVDYQIVDNFYAKASVQYLDPDDGDDSTTGYFRLQRAF; encoded by the coding sequence ATGAACATCAAGAGCCTTCTTCTCGGCTCCGCTGCTGCTCTGGCAGTAGTATCCGGCGCTCAGGCTGCCGACGCTATCGTCGCTGCCGAGCCGGAACCGGTTGAATATGTTCGCGTCTGCGACGCATACGGCACCGGCTACTTCTATATCCCGGGCACTGAAACCTGCCTCAAGATCAACGGTTACATCCGTTTCCAGGTTAACGTCGGCGACCAGCCAGGTGGTGACAACGATTCTGACTGGGATGCAGTCACCCGTGGTCAGGTTCAGTTCACGGCCAAGAGCGACACCGAGTATGGTCCGCTGACCGGCGTCATCGTCATGCAGTTCAATGCTGACAATGCCACCGATCAGACTTCAAAGCTCGACTCCGCTTACATCGACATCGCCGGCCTCCGCGCTGGTCTGTTCTACAGCTGGTGGGACGATGGCCTCTCCGGCGAAACCGACGACATCGGTTCGGTTGTAACGCTGCACAACTCCATCCGTTATCAGTATGAGACCCCCGACTTCTACGCCGGCCTCAGCGTCGACGAACTGGAAGACGGCGTTTTCAAGGCCGATGAAGATCCGAACAACGTTGGCGTTGCCATCGGTCTCGGCGGCAAGGCTGGTGCATTCAGCTACCAGATTACCGCTGGCTACGACTTCGACAACGAAGATGGTGCTGTTCGTGCCATGGGCACGGTTGACATTGGTCCCGGCACGCTCGGCCTTGCTGGCGTATACTCGTCGGGCCCGAACTCCTACTACTCTGCAGCCGAATGGGCTGTCGCTGCCGAATACGCCATCAAGGCAACTGACAAGCTGAAGATCACCCCGGCTGTTCAGTACTACGGCAACTACTTCGGCGGCAGCAAGGCTGTTCCGGATGACTTCGACGGTCTCGGCGATGCCTGGAAGGTCGGTCTGACAGTCGATTACCAGATCGTCGACAACTTCTACGCCAAGGCTTCGGTTCAGTACCTCGATCCGGATGATGGCGACGACTCCACGACGGGCTACTTCCGCCTGCAGCGTGCATTCTAA
- a CDS encoding alpha/beta fold hydrolase, giving the protein MADMDAGGFQERYYSSADGLMIYARDYRPEGPAAAGRLPVICLPGLTRNSRDFHPLALLLCRDETAPRRVISLDSRGRGNSAWDENKANYTLAVETADVIAACAAFGIERAIFIGTSRGGLILHLIAATRPDLLEAVILNDIGPAIEAGGLLLIRDHLNSGRKPADWKEATDILQQKHGASFTALAEEDWREMAFALHRDIDGRPVADFDPAIAEALQSIDFSQPLPELWEQFESLSQFPLMLIRGENTALLSQETAEEMVRRHPSLILHAAQGQGHAPLLHLGNIPAAIGAFLASCR; this is encoded by the coding sequence GTGGCGGACATGGATGCAGGCGGTTTCCAGGAACGATATTACTCTTCAGCCGACGGACTGATGATTTATGCCCGCGACTACCGGCCCGAGGGGCCGGCAGCCGCCGGACGGCTGCCGGTGATCTGCCTGCCCGGCCTGACCCGCAATAGCCGGGATTTTCACCCGCTTGCGCTGCTTCTCTGCCGCGACGAGACTGCTCCACGCCGGGTGATCTCGCTCGATTCGCGCGGTCGCGGAAATTCCGCGTGGGACGAGAACAAGGCCAATTACACTCTCGCCGTCGAAACCGCTGACGTCATTGCCGCCTGCGCGGCTTTCGGCATCGAACGGGCGATTTTCATCGGCACATCACGTGGCGGACTGATCCTGCATTTAATCGCAGCGACGAGGCCGGATCTTCTCGAGGCCGTCATCCTCAACGACATCGGCCCTGCGATCGAGGCCGGAGGGCTTCTACTCATTCGCGACCACTTGAACAGCGGCAGGAAGCCGGCTGACTGGAAGGAGGCGACCGATATACTGCAGCAGAAGCACGGCGCTTCGTTTACCGCCCTTGCCGAGGAAGACTGGCGTGAGATGGCGTTCGCGCTTCACCGCGACATTGATGGAAGACCGGTCGCCGACTTTGATCCGGCAATCGCAGAGGCGCTGCAATCGATCGATTTCAGCCAGCCGCTCCCCGAGCTCTGGGAGCAATTCGAAAGCCTGAGCCAGTTTCCGCTGATGCTGATCCGCGGCGAGAATACCGCTCTGCTCTCACAGGAAACGGCCGAGGAAATGGTCCGCCGGCATCCGAGCCTGATCCTGCATGCCGCTCAGGGACAAGGTCATGCGCCCCTCCTCCATCTTGGCAATATTCCTGCAGCCATTGGAGCTTTCCTTGCCAGCTGCCGATAG
- a CDS encoding lytic transglycosylase domain-containing protein, with the protein MKKAVLILTAFGFVAAAWGSVASPLAGENLPSADIKPIGFVPETSIPEALTTGAIPRNPAVAPVASDLKSGLDALTAKNPQLALSIRDSMREGALDRHILTWAIAVSGLKGVPSYEIASAAQELKGWPGLSRLRAYSERALYDENPAPSAVLAAFGDTAPETMQGAVILGRALVASGKQAQAAKYIRKLWRTEALDKPAEDKILIEFSALLTPADHKARMDYLMYRGRVAQAKRFGDMGEAQSLYKAWAAVDAKAANAGALINSVDAKWRSDAGLLFARIEYLRKQDKYAEAAALLETMPREAGELVNSGEWWNEQRIVSRGLVDQGQFKPAYRIVANYAATSPTDIVEAEFHAGWYALRGLQDPTTAERHFRKILATSNGPISVSRAWYWLGRAAEAGGPGNSGEFYGKAANFPGTFYGQLAAERLGRKTLNVTYPAPSTADRQHFQAREAVQAISRLEAAGHGWRADILYLALADQLQSPGELAILAARAEQSGNHHLSLQIGKIAYGRGIDVAALAFPVGVIPANANISGSGKALAYAIARQESAFNPAAVSAANARGLLQLLPGTAQAVAKRHNITFSKDKLTADAGYNATLGAHYLGEQIEAFGGSYILTFIAYNAGPKRVPEWIGRYGDPRGRPIDEIVDWIERIPFPETRNYVQRVMENYEVYKARLGQPTDIERDLIGGRSAS; encoded by the coding sequence ATGAAGAAAGCTGTCCTGATTCTGACCGCCTTCGGCTTCGTTGCCGCCGCGTGGGGCAGCGTTGCGTCGCCGCTTGCGGGCGAAAACCTTCCGTCCGCTGACATCAAGCCGATCGGATTCGTTCCCGAGACATCGATACCGGAGGCGCTGACCACCGGCGCCATCCCGCGCAATCCTGCCGTGGCGCCTGTCGCCAGTGATCTGAAAAGCGGCCTCGACGCGCTTACCGCCAAGAATCCGCAACTGGCTCTGTCGATTCGCGACAGCATGCGGGAGGGGGCGCTCGACCGCCATATCCTCACCTGGGCGATCGCCGTGTCCGGATTGAAGGGCGTTCCCTCCTATGAGATCGCCAGCGCAGCGCAGGAGCTCAAGGGGTGGCCCGGCCTTTCTCGGCTGCGCGCCTATTCCGAACGGGCGCTCTACGATGAAAACCCCGCCCCGTCAGCCGTGCTCGCCGCCTTCGGCGATACCGCGCCCGAGACGATGCAGGGCGCCGTCATTCTCGGGCGGGCGCTGGTCGCATCAGGCAAGCAGGCCCAGGCGGCCAAATATATCCGCAAGCTCTGGCGCACGGAGGCGCTCGACAAGCCGGCCGAAGACAAGATACTGATTGAATTTTCCGCCCTGCTGACGCCGGCCGATCATAAGGCGCGGATGGACTACCTGATGTATCGGGGCCGGGTGGCGCAGGCCAAGCGGTTCGGCGACATGGGCGAGGCGCAATCGCTCTACAAGGCCTGGGCCGCCGTCGACGCCAAAGCCGCCAATGCCGGCGCGCTGATCAATAGCGTCGACGCGAAATGGCGAAGCGATGCCGGCCTGCTGTTCGCGCGCATCGAATATCTGCGCAAACAGGACAAATATGCCGAGGCGGCAGCACTTCTTGAGACAATGCCGCGCGAAGCCGGCGAACTCGTCAATTCCGGCGAATGGTGGAACGAGCAGCGGATCGTCAGCCGCGGCCTCGTCGATCAGGGGCAATTCAAACCGGCCTACCGCATTGTCGCAAACTACGCTGCAACCAGCCCGACTGACATCGTCGAGGCCGAGTTCCATGCCGGATGGTATGCGCTTCGCGGCCTGCAGGATCCAACAACGGCGGAAAGACATTTTCGCAAGATTCTGGCGACGTCGAACGGACCGATCTCGGTTTCCCGCGCCTGGTATTGGCTCGGGCGGGCGGCCGAGGCCGGCGGCCCCGGCAATTCAGGCGAATTCTACGGCAAGGCCGCCAATTTTCCCGGCACCTTCTACGGTCAGCTCGCGGCAGAAAGGCTGGGACGGAAGACGCTCAATGTCACCTATCCGGCGCCGAGCACGGCCGACCGCCAGCACTTTCAGGCTCGCGAAGCCGTGCAGGCGATCAGCCGCCTCGAGGCGGCAGGTCACGGATGGCGCGCCGACATTCTCTATCTCGCGCTTGCCGACCAGCTGCAGAGCCCGGGTGAGCTGGCGATCCTCGCCGCACGGGCCGAGCAATCGGGCAATCACCATCTGTCGCTGCAGATCGGCAAGATCGCCTACGGCCGTGGCATCGACGTCGCAGCGCTTGCCTTTCCCGTCGGGGTGATCCCGGCGAATGCCAATATATCAGGCTCCGGCAAGGCGCTCGCCTATGCCATCGCCCGACAGGAAAGCGCCTTCAACCCGGCCGCCGTTTCGGCAGCAAATGCGCGCGGTCTGCTGCAGCTTCTGCCCGGCACGGCCCAGGCGGTGGCCAAGCGCCACAACATCACCTTTTCGAAGGACAAGCTGACGGCCGATGCCGGTTATAATGCGACCCTCGGCGCGCATTATCTCGGCGAGCAGATCGAGGCCTTCGGCGGTTCCTATATCCTCACCTTCATCGCCTATAATGCCGGGCCGAAGCGGGTGCCGGAATGGATCGGCCGCTATGGTGACCCACGTGGCCGGCCGATCGACGAGATCGTCGACTGGATCGAGCGCATCCCCTTCCCCGAGACGCGCAACTATGTGCAGCGGGTGATGGAGAATTACGAAGTCTACAAGGCTCGCCTCGGCCAGCCGACCGATATCGAGCGCGACCTGATTGGCGGACGCAGCGCCTCCTGA
- a CDS encoding Gfo/Idh/MocA family protein, which yields MKPLGIGLIGTGYMGKCHALAWNAVKTVFGDVERPRLVHLAEANAGLAEARASEFGFEKATADWRTLIADPEVDVVSVTTPNQFHAEMAIAALEAGKHVWCEKPMAPAYADAERMLETAERSGKVAVLGYNYIQNPVMQHIKTLLGEGAIGTVNHVRVEMDEDFMADPDVYFYWKSELAAGYGALDDFAVHPLSLLWYLFGHVEAVTTDMVKPYADRPLSGGGRRAVENHDAASVLMRLGGGISAVLMANRAAWGRKGRIALQIYGSKGSILYDQERMNEFELYQAEGRGSEQGFRKILAAPAHRPYDRFIPAPGHGLGFNDLKIIECRELIRAISGEPSSIVTFKDGLRIEKSVHAMAQSFHERRWIEIG from the coding sequence ATGAAGCCACTTGGCATCGGTTTGATCGGCACGGGTTATATGGGCAAGTGTCATGCGCTGGCGTGGAATGCGGTGAAGACCGTGTTCGGCGATGTCGAGCGTCCCCGGCTCGTGCATCTGGCGGAAGCCAATGCCGGGCTTGCTGAGGCGCGCGCCTCCGAATTCGGCTTCGAGAAGGCAACCGCCGACTGGCGGACACTGATCGCCGACCCCGAGGTCGACGTCGTTTCCGTCACCACACCCAATCAGTTCCACGCCGAGATGGCGATTGCAGCCCTCGAAGCCGGCAAGCACGTCTGGTGCGAAAAGCCGATGGCGCCGGCCTATGCCGATGCCGAGCGGATGCTGGAAACGGCCGAGCGTTCCGGCAAGGTGGCCGTCCTTGGCTATAACTATATCCAGAACCCCGTCATGCAGCACATCAAGACCCTTCTCGGCGAGGGCGCCATCGGTACGGTCAATCATGTCCGCGTCGAAATGGACGAGGATTTCATGGCCGATCCCGACGTCTACTTCTATTGGAAGAGCGAGCTTGCCGCCGGCTATGGTGCGCTCGACGATTTCGCCGTGCACCCGCTGTCCTTGCTCTGGTATCTTTTCGGCCACGTCGAGGCCGTCACCACAGACATGGTGAAGCCCTATGCCGACCGTCCGCTCAGCGGCGGCGGTCGCCGTGCCGTCGAAAATCACGACGCTGCCAGCGTGCTGATGCGGCTTGGCGGCGGCATCTCCGCCGTGTTGATGGCGAATCGCGCCGCCTGGGGGCGCAAGGGCCGCATCGCCCTGCAGATTTACGGCTCGAAAGGCTCGATCCTCTATGATCAGGAGCGGATGAACGAATTTGAACTCTATCAGGCCGAGGGACGTGGCTCGGAACAGGGTTTTCGCAAGATACTGGCGGCACCCGCCCATCGGCCATATGATCGGTTCATTCCGGCGCCTGGCCATGGCCTCGGCTTCAATGATCTCAAGATCATCGAATGCCGCGAGCTGATCCGGGCGATTTCAGGCGAGCCGTCGTCGATTGTAACATTTAAAGACGGTCTCAGGATAGAGAAGTCGGTGCATGCCATGGCACAGTCCTTCCACGAGCGTCGCTGGATCGAAATCGGCTGA
- a CDS encoding NAD(P)/FAD-dependent oxidoreductase produces the protein MTDRLVIIGAGQAGFALAAKLRALKDTRPITLIGAEDVAPYQRPPLSKKYLLGEMSFDRLLFRPEHWYPDNDVDLRVSTWAEQIQRDSKQVLLQDGSVLDYGTLVLATGSTPRRLPAAIGGDLEGVYVARDKRDADLLADEMRPGRRVLIIGGGYIGLEAAAVARHRGLEVTVIEMADRILQRVAAKETADIMRGIHEGHDVVIREKTGLKHLIGKDGRVSGAALSDGSVIDVDFVVVGIGVVPNDQLAKEAGLEVANGIIVDEFARTSDPAIFAAGDCAALPWQGGRIRLESVQNAVDQAEAAAAVIAGGNEPYEPMPWFWSDQYDVKLQIAGFNLGYDDTLLRPGAREGAHSVWYFREGRLIAVDAINDAKAYVTGKKLLESGTNPDRSILADPAADLKSLLN, from the coding sequence GTGACAGATAGATTGGTGATCATCGGCGCGGGGCAGGCAGGTTTCGCATTGGCGGCCAAGCTGCGAGCATTGAAGGATACGCGCCCGATCACCCTTATCGGCGCCGAGGATGTGGCGCCCTATCAGCGTCCGCCGCTTTCGAAGAAATACCTTCTCGGCGAAATGAGCTTCGACCGCCTGCTGTTCCGCCCGGAGCATTGGTATCCCGACAACGATGTCGATCTTCGTGTTTCGACCTGGGCCGAACAGATCCAGCGGGATAGCAAGCAGGTCTTGCTGCAGGACGGCTCCGTTCTCGACTACGGCACGCTGGTGCTCGCCACCGGTTCGACGCCGCGCCGGCTGCCGGCGGCAATCGGCGGCGATCTCGAAGGTGTCTATGTCGCCCGCGACAAGCGCGATGCCGATCTGCTCGCTGACGAGATGCGCCCCGGTCGCCGTGTCCTCATCATCGGTGGCGGTTATATCGGTCTTGAGGCGGCGGCCGTTGCCCGCCATCGCGGCCTGGAAGTAACCGTCATCGAGATGGCCGACCGCATCCTGCAGCGCGTTGCGGCAAAGGAGACGGCCGACATCATGCGCGGGATCCATGAGGGCCACGACGTGGTGATTCGCGAGAAGACCGGGCTCAAGCATCTGATCGGCAAGGATGGCCGCGTTTCCGGCGCCGCTCTGTCCGACGGCTCGGTGATCGACGTCGATTTCGTCGTCGTCGGCATCGGCGTCGTGCCGAACGATCAGCTTGCCAAGGAAGCCGGCCTCGAAGTCGCCAACGGCATCATCGTCGACGAATTTGCCCGCACCTCCGATCCGGCGATTTTCGCGGCTGGCGATTGCGCAGCCCTTCCCTGGCAGGGCGGCCGTATCCGGCTCGAATCGGTGCAGAATGCCGTCGACCAGGCGGAAGCGGCGGCAGCCGTTATCGCCGGCGGCAATGAGCCCTATGAGCCGATGCCGTGGTTTTGGTCTGACCAATATGACGTCAAACTGCAGATCGCCGGCTTCAATCTCGGTTATGACGATACGTTGCTGCGCCCCGGTGCCCGCGAAGGTGCCCATTCGGTCTGGTACTTCAGGGAAGGCCGGCTGATCGCTGTCGACGCGATCAACGACGCGAAAGCCTATGTGACTGGCAAGAAACTACTGGAATCCGGAACCAACCCCGACCGATCGATTCTCGCCGACCCCGCCGCCGATCTCAAGAGCCTGCTGAACTGA